In Phyllopteryx taeniolatus isolate TA_2022b chromosome 13, UOR_Ptae_1.2, whole genome shotgun sequence, the following are encoded in one genomic region:
- the LOC133487924 gene encoding hepatic sodium/bile acid cotransporter-like isoform X2 produces MSSTMNVTDIYKEGNISANRNMSMLNIPPPLNNAINIFTIIILFITMISLGCTMEISKIKSHLLKPKGVAIAMVTQFGIMPLTAFALAKSLKMDSVKAVTVLICGCCPGGNLSNIFTLALKGDMNLSIVMTTCSCIAALGLMPLLLLIYCQGFSGLENSVPYVGIISALTFTLVPCGMVWPEHPDHLQRHCVLFVWCGHQRRAVDDPDCRRYYRGVSDAPHRLHAGIRHLRRMQTQPKMQQDCLCGNRVSEHPAVCGHLESGLSSRGHRAHVPLPIALLHIPMCRGSSPDCVLQMLPNDQVTS; encoded by the exons ATGAGCTCCACAATGAATGTGACGGACATTTACAAAGAAGGGAACATTTCTGCCAACCGGAACATGAGCATGCTGAACATACCCCCACCCCTCAACAATGCCATCAACATCTTCACCATCATCATCCTCTTCATCACCATGATATCCCTTGGCTGCACAATGGAGATTTCCAAAATCAAGAGCCATCTGCTCAAGCCAAAGGGGGTGGCCATCGCCATGGTGACCCAGTTCGGCATCATGCCTTTGACTGCTTTTGCACTTGCCAAATCACTGAAGATGGATTCTGTGAAGGCGGTGACTGTGCTCATATGTGGCTGCTGCCCTGGAGGAAACCTATCTAACATCTTCACCTTGGCCCTCAAGGGGGACATGAACCTCAG TATTGTGATGACCACGTGCTCCTGCATTGCAGCTCTGGGTCTGATGCCCCTGCTACTTTTGATCTACTGCCAAGGCTTCAGCGGCTTGGAGAACTCAGTGCCCTACGTGGGCATCATCAGCGCTCTCACCTTCACCCTGGTGCCCTGCGGCATGG TCTGGCCTGAGCATCCTGATCATCTCCAGcgtcattgtgttctgtttgtgTGGTGTGGCCATCAAAGACGTGCTGTGGATGATCCTGACTGCCGACGTTATTACCGTGGCGTCTCTGATGCCCCTCATAGGCTTCATGCTGGGATACGTCATCTCCGCCGTATGCAGACTCAGCCCAAA ATGCAGCAGGACTGTCTCTGTGGAAACAGGGTGTCAGAACATCCAGCTGTGTGTGGCCATCTTGAAAGTGGCCTTTCCTCCAGAGGTCATCGGGCCCATGTTCCTCTTCCCATTGCTTTACTACACATTCCAATGTGCCGAGGCTCTTCTCCTGACTGTGTGCTTCAGATGTTACCGAATGATCAAGTCACCAGCTGA
- the LOC133487924 gene encoding hepatic sodium/bile acid cotransporter-like isoform X1 gives MSSTMNVTDIYKEGNISANRNMSMLNIPPPLNNAINIFTIIILFITMISLGCTMEISKIKSHLLKPKGVAIAMVTQFGIMPLTAFALAKSLKMDSVKAVTVLICGCCPGGNLSNIFTLALKGDMNLSIVMTTCSCIAALGLMPLLLLIYCQGFSGLENSVPYVGIISALTFTLVPCGMGIVLNHYKPKYTPFVLKSGLSILIISSVIVFCLCGVAIKDVLWMILTADVITVASLMPLIGFMLGYVISAVCRLSPKCSRTVSVETGCQNIQLCVAILKVAFPPEVIGPMFLFPLLYYTFQCAEALLLTVCFRCYRMIKSPAEETRIYTNVNVKQEEVKRPQCLRSLEENNQT, from the exons ATGAGCTCCACAATGAATGTGACGGACATTTACAAAGAAGGGAACATTTCTGCCAACCGGAACATGAGCATGCTGAACATACCCCCACCCCTCAACAATGCCATCAACATCTTCACCATCATCATCCTCTTCATCACCATGATATCCCTTGGCTGCACAATGGAGATTTCCAAAATCAAGAGCCATCTGCTCAAGCCAAAGGGGGTGGCCATCGCCATGGTGACCCAGTTCGGCATCATGCCTTTGACTGCTTTTGCACTTGCCAAATCACTGAAGATGGATTCTGTGAAGGCGGTGACTGTGCTCATATGTGGCTGCTGCCCTGGAGGAAACCTATCTAACATCTTCACCTTGGCCCTCAAGGGGGACATGAACCTCAG TATTGTGATGACCACGTGCTCCTGCATTGCAGCTCTGGGTCTGATGCCCCTGCTACTTTTGATCTACTGCCAAGGCTTCAGCGGCTTGGAGAACTCAGTGCCCTACGTGGGCATCATCAGCGCTCTCACCTTCACCCTGGTGCCCTGCGGCATGGGTATCGTGCTCAATCACTACAAACCAAAATATACACCGTTCGTCCTGAAA TCTGGCCTGAGCATCCTGATCATCTCCAGcgtcattgtgttctgtttgtgTGGTGTGGCCATCAAAGACGTGCTGTGGATGATCCTGACTGCCGACGTTATTACCGTGGCGTCTCTGATGCCCCTCATAGGCTTCATGCTGGGATACGTCATCTCCGCCGTATGCAGACTCAGCCCAAA ATGCAGCAGGACTGTCTCTGTGGAAACAGGGTGTCAGAACATCCAGCTGTGTGTGGCCATCTTGAAAGTGGCCTTTCCTCCAGAGGTCATCGGGCCCATGTTCCTCTTCCCATTGCTTTACTACACATTCCAATGTGCCGAGGCTCTTCTCCTGACTGTGTGCTTCAGATGTTACCGAATGATCAAGTCACCAGCTGAGG aAACAAGAATATACACGAATGTCAACGTGAAACAAGAGGAAGTGAAACGGCCTCAGTGTctgagaagcttggaggaaaatAACCAAACATGA
- the LOC133487923 gene encoding sushi domain-containing protein 6-like isoform X2 has protein sequence MCNGKTEATSQACQAHACFKWSLCLLLALAVVTKGQGSGCVSPYMVENSWVNHSETNRGLFPVGTVLQYSCEPGYLPDSPNILTCISPGRWSSEPPHCTQSSGCMRPFMEQHISSNLTDTNIGAFPVGAVLQYRCDPGYQPDGPTISNCTALGHWTSEPPRCIRTDVCRPPYQPENGGYTCHPSPCGRLSHGTVIEYFCGEGYILKGEYKYLTCQYGTWDGLIQISCIMEQDRDAALPLGMPTLSIVSSTASSVALILLLVVLFVLLQPKLKTFHRREEGLSGHPVSIMVEGVEVTLPSYEEAVSPESRVHIVLSEGQPQVATPEAGPSRPSSVKQLHSEMAVVHPLPPSSSSSPLSSSWTLDDVATAVPQEDHGLPLLDSEVDCSDDMPLLKEA, from the exons ATGTGCAATGGAAAGACAGAGGCAACATCGCAAGCCTGTCAGGCCCACGCTTGTTTTAAATGGTCCTTGTGCTTGTTGCTGGCATTAGCAGTGGTAACCAAAGGGCAAGGTTCAG GATGCGTGAGCCCGTACATGGTTGAAAACAGCTGGGTAAATCACTCAGAAACCAACAGGGGCCTGTTCCCTGTTGGCACCGTGCTGCAGTACAGCTGTGAGCCTGGTTACCTGCCAGACAGCCCTAACATTCTCACCTGCATCTCGCCAGGACGCTGGTCCTCAGAACCTCCTCACTGCACACAGAGTAGCG GGTGTATGAGACCCTTCATGGAGCAGCACATTTCTTCTAATCTGACCGACACCAACATCGGCGCCTTCCCCGTGGGCGCTGTGCTCCAGTACCGCTGTGATCCGGGTTACCAGCCGGATGGACCCACCATCAGCAACTGCACTGCTCTGGGACATTGGACCTCAGAACCTCCTCGATGTATCCGCACCGACG TATGCCGGCCTCCATATCAGCCAGAGAACGGCGGCTACACCTGCCACCCCTCCCCGTGTGGAAGACTTTCTCACGGCACTGTGATCGAGTATTTCTGTGGCGAAGGCTACATCCTGAAGGGAGAATATAAATACCTTACCTGTCAGTACGGCACGTGGGACGGCCTCATACAGATCAGCTGCATAATGGAGCAAG ATCGCGATGCAGCTTTACCATTGGGGATGCCGACTTTGTCCATAGTGTCATCCACAGCCAGCTCGGTGGCCCTTATCCTGCTCCTAGTGGTTCTCTTTGTGCTTCTGCAGCCAAAACTGAAAACCTTCCATCG ACGGGAGGAGGGTTTGTCAGGCCATCCCGTGTCCATCATGGTGGAAGGAGTCGAGGTGACTCTGCCCTCGTACGAGGAGGCGGTCAGCCCCGAGTCTCGCGTGCATATTGTGTTGTCCGAGGGACAGCCACAAGTCGCGACGCCGGAGGCTGGCCCCTCTCGGCCCTCTTCCGTCAAACAGCTTCACTCTGAGATGGCTGTGGTGCATCCTTTGCCGCCTTCATCGTCCTCGTCGCCTTTGTCCTCGAGCTGGACTTTGGACGACGTCGCCACAGCTGTGCCGCAAGAGGACCACGGTCTCCCTCTGCTCGACTCGGAGGTGGACTGCTCTGATG ATATGCCTTTGCTGAAGGAGGCctga
- the LOC133487923 gene encoding sushi domain-containing protein 4-like isoform X1, which yields MCNGKTEATSQACQAHACFKWSLCLLLALAVVTKGQGSGCVSPYMVENSWVNHSETNRGLFPVGTVLQYSCEPGYLPDSPNILTCISPGRWSSEPPHCTQSSGCMRPFMEQHISSNLTDTNIGAFPVGAVLQYRCDPGYQPDGPTISNCTALGHWTSEPPRCIRTDVCRPPYQPENGGYTCHPSPCGRLSHGTVIEYFCGEGYILKGEYKYLTCQYGTWDGLIQISCIMEQDRDAALPLGMPTLSIVSSTASSVALILLLVVLFVLLQPKLKTFHRREEGLSGHPVSIMVEGVEVTLPSYEEAVSPESRVHIVLSEGQPQVATPEAGPSRPSSVKQLHSEMAVVHPLPPSSSSSPLSSSWTLDDVATAVPQEDHGLPLLDSEVDCSDGEAFFSCTPYFHFMPCKKAGRLIDFIDSLVYLP from the exons ATGTGCAATGGAAAGACAGAGGCAACATCGCAAGCCTGTCAGGCCCACGCTTGTTTTAAATGGTCCTTGTGCTTGTTGCTGGCATTAGCAGTGGTAACCAAAGGGCAAGGTTCAG GATGCGTGAGCCCGTACATGGTTGAAAACAGCTGGGTAAATCACTCAGAAACCAACAGGGGCCTGTTCCCTGTTGGCACCGTGCTGCAGTACAGCTGTGAGCCTGGTTACCTGCCAGACAGCCCTAACATTCTCACCTGCATCTCGCCAGGACGCTGGTCCTCAGAACCTCCTCACTGCACACAGAGTAGCG GGTGTATGAGACCCTTCATGGAGCAGCACATTTCTTCTAATCTGACCGACACCAACATCGGCGCCTTCCCCGTGGGCGCTGTGCTCCAGTACCGCTGTGATCCGGGTTACCAGCCGGATGGACCCACCATCAGCAACTGCACTGCTCTGGGACATTGGACCTCAGAACCTCCTCGATGTATCCGCACCGACG TATGCCGGCCTCCATATCAGCCAGAGAACGGCGGCTACACCTGCCACCCCTCCCCGTGTGGAAGACTTTCTCACGGCACTGTGATCGAGTATTTCTGTGGCGAAGGCTACATCCTGAAGGGAGAATATAAATACCTTACCTGTCAGTACGGCACGTGGGACGGCCTCATACAGATCAGCTGCATAATGGAGCAAG ATCGCGATGCAGCTTTACCATTGGGGATGCCGACTTTGTCCATAGTGTCATCCACAGCCAGCTCGGTGGCCCTTATCCTGCTCCTAGTGGTTCTCTTTGTGCTTCTGCAGCCAAAACTGAAAACCTTCCATCG ACGGGAGGAGGGTTTGTCAGGCCATCCCGTGTCCATCATGGTGGAAGGAGTCGAGGTGACTCTGCCCTCGTACGAGGAGGCGGTCAGCCCCGAGTCTCGCGTGCATATTGTGTTGTCCGAGGGACAGCCACAAGTCGCGACGCCGGAGGCTGGCCCCTCTCGGCCCTCTTCCGTCAAACAGCTTCACTCTGAGATGGCTGTGGTGCATCCTTTGCCGCCTTCATCGTCCTCGTCGCCTTTGTCCTCGAGCTGGACTTTGGACGACGTCGCCACAGCTGTGCCGCAAGAGGACCACGGTCTCCCTCTGCTCGACTCGGAGGTGGACTGCTCTGATGGTGAAGCCTTCTTTTCATGCACtccttattttcatttcatgccATGTAAGAAAGCTGGGCGATTAATCGATTTTATAGATTCATTAGTTTATTTGCCataa
- the LOC133487923 gene encoding sushi domain-containing protein 6-like isoform X3 — protein sequence MRCMRPFMEQHISSNLTDTNIGAFPVGAVLQYRCDPGYQPDGPTISNCTALGHWTSEPPRCIRTDVCRPPYQPENGGYTCHPSPCGRLSHGTVIEYFCGEGYILKGEYKYLTCQYGTWDGLIQISCIMEQDRDAALPLGMPTLSIVSSTASSVALILLLVVLFVLLQPKLKTFHRREEGLSGHPVSIMVEGVEVTLPSYEEAVSPESRVHIVLSEGQPQVATPEAGPSRPSSVKQLHSEMAVVHPLPPSSSSSPLSSSWTLDDVATAVPQEDHGLPLLDSEVDCSDGEAFFSCTPYFHFMPCKKAGRLIDFIDSLVYLP from the exons ATGA GGTGTATGAGACCCTTCATGGAGCAGCACATTTCTTCTAATCTGACCGACACCAACATCGGCGCCTTCCCCGTGGGCGCTGTGCTCCAGTACCGCTGTGATCCGGGTTACCAGCCGGATGGACCCACCATCAGCAACTGCACTGCTCTGGGACATTGGACCTCAGAACCTCCTCGATGTATCCGCACCGACG TATGCCGGCCTCCATATCAGCCAGAGAACGGCGGCTACACCTGCCACCCCTCCCCGTGTGGAAGACTTTCTCACGGCACTGTGATCGAGTATTTCTGTGGCGAAGGCTACATCCTGAAGGGAGAATATAAATACCTTACCTGTCAGTACGGCACGTGGGACGGCCTCATACAGATCAGCTGCATAATGGAGCAAG ATCGCGATGCAGCTTTACCATTGGGGATGCCGACTTTGTCCATAGTGTCATCCACAGCCAGCTCGGTGGCCCTTATCCTGCTCCTAGTGGTTCTCTTTGTGCTTCTGCAGCCAAAACTGAAAACCTTCCATCG ACGGGAGGAGGGTTTGTCAGGCCATCCCGTGTCCATCATGGTGGAAGGAGTCGAGGTGACTCTGCCCTCGTACGAGGAGGCGGTCAGCCCCGAGTCTCGCGTGCATATTGTGTTGTCCGAGGGACAGCCACAAGTCGCGACGCCGGAGGCTGGCCCCTCTCGGCCCTCTTCCGTCAAACAGCTTCACTCTGAGATGGCTGTGGTGCATCCTTTGCCGCCTTCATCGTCCTCGTCGCCTTTGTCCTCGAGCTGGACTTTGGACGACGTCGCCACAGCTGTGCCGCAAGAGGACCACGGTCTCCCTCTGCTCGACTCGGAGGTGGACTGCTCTGATGGTGAAGCCTTCTTTTCATGCACtccttattttcatttcatgccATGTAAGAAAGCTGGGCGATTAATCGATTTTATAGATTCATTAGTTTATTTGCCataa
- the LOC133487923 gene encoding sushi domain-containing protein 6-like isoform X4, producing the protein MRPFMEQHISSNLTDTNIGAFPVGAVLQYRCDPGYQPDGPTISNCTALGHWTSEPPRCIRTDVCRPPYQPENGGYTCHPSPCGRLSHGTVIEYFCGEGYILKGEYKYLTCQYGTWDGLIQISCIMEQDRDAALPLGMPTLSIVSSTASSVALILLLVVLFVLLQPKLKTFHRREEGLSGHPVSIMVEGVEVTLPSYEEAVSPESRVHIVLSEGQPQVATPEAGPSRPSSVKQLHSEMAVVHPLPPSSSSSPLSSSWTLDDVATAVPQEDHGLPLLDSEVDCSDGEAFFSCTPYFHFMPCKKAGRLIDFIDSLVYLP; encoded by the exons ATGAGACCCTTCATGGAGCAGCACATTTCTTCTAATCTGACCGACACCAACATCGGCGCCTTCCCCGTGGGCGCTGTGCTCCAGTACCGCTGTGATCCGGGTTACCAGCCGGATGGACCCACCATCAGCAACTGCACTGCTCTGGGACATTGGACCTCAGAACCTCCTCGATGTATCCGCACCGACG TATGCCGGCCTCCATATCAGCCAGAGAACGGCGGCTACACCTGCCACCCCTCCCCGTGTGGAAGACTTTCTCACGGCACTGTGATCGAGTATTTCTGTGGCGAAGGCTACATCCTGAAGGGAGAATATAAATACCTTACCTGTCAGTACGGCACGTGGGACGGCCTCATACAGATCAGCTGCATAATGGAGCAAG ATCGCGATGCAGCTTTACCATTGGGGATGCCGACTTTGTCCATAGTGTCATCCACAGCCAGCTCGGTGGCCCTTATCCTGCTCCTAGTGGTTCTCTTTGTGCTTCTGCAGCCAAAACTGAAAACCTTCCATCG ACGGGAGGAGGGTTTGTCAGGCCATCCCGTGTCCATCATGGTGGAAGGAGTCGAGGTGACTCTGCCCTCGTACGAGGAGGCGGTCAGCCCCGAGTCTCGCGTGCATATTGTGTTGTCCGAGGGACAGCCACAAGTCGCGACGCCGGAGGCTGGCCCCTCTCGGCCCTCTTCCGTCAAACAGCTTCACTCTGAGATGGCTGTGGTGCATCCTTTGCCGCCTTCATCGTCCTCGTCGCCTTTGTCCTCGAGCTGGACTTTGGACGACGTCGCCACAGCTGTGCCGCAAGAGGACCACGGTCTCCCTCTGCTCGACTCGGAGGTGGACTGCTCTGATGGTGAAGCCTTCTTTTCATGCACtccttattttcatttcatgccATGTAAGAAAGCTGGGCGATTAATCGATTTTATAGATTCATTAGTTTATTTGCCataa
- the fsip1 gene encoding fibrous sheath-interacting protein 1 isoform X4, with protein sequence MEMSIAGLESISASRESSETTQRGQYDINATDEEKQDPKLHRAIEEMRRLDELLSVCMCREKEAKRQRKQCQAKLWNELMESLPEGHSERSHEAMNARLFWALESPIGPPERKDFVSLFKTQIGDNDLDRRLQQMLESEERADDSSEVSESVCEESDEASHGDASKGKKRPKNFVKRNIELVRGKCGQVLLTQAEEERLAELLRDIDEEEEESARGAGNEEDMWAVPVSTSQGYTPETSDLERLIAIDSKLRLFQPVVELLSPQGTYTFLNEALDQEGMEPEGATVPL encoded by the exons ATGGAAATGAGCATTGCTGGTTTAGAAAGCATTTCTGCATCAAGAGAATCTTCTGAGACCACACAAAGAG GTCAATATGATATTAATGCAACTGATGAAGAGAAGCAAGACCCAAAGCTGCACAGGGCAATTGAGGAAATGAGGAGGCTTGATGAACTTCTGTCTGTATGTATGTGCAGAGAAAAAGAAGCCAAGCGTCAAAGGAAACAATGCCAAGCTAAACTCTGGAACGAGCtaatg GAGAGCTTACCTGAAGGCCACTCGGAAAGGAGCCATGAGGCCATGAATGCAAGGCTGTTTTGGGCTTTGGAATCACCGATTG GCCCCCCAGAGAGGAAGGATTTCGTGTCACTTTTTAAAACTCAGATAGGTGACAATGATCTGGATAGAAGACTGCAACAAATGTTAGAGA GTGAAGAGCGAGCGGACGACTCAAGCGAAGTATCCGAGTCGGTGTGCGAGGAGTCGGACGAAGCGAGCCACGGTGACGCCTCCAAGGGCAAGAAGAGACCGAAGAACTTTGTCAAGAGAAATATTGAG CTTGTCAGGGGCAAATGCGGCCAAGTGCTGTTGACACAGGCAGAGGAAGAGCGTCTGGCCGAGCTCCTGCGAGACATagatgaagaggaagaggagagtgCCAGAGGCGCAGGCAACGAG GAGGACATGTGGGCTGTGCCGGTGTCGACAAGCCAGGGTTACACCCCAGAAACGTCCGACCTGGAGCGGCTGATTGCCATTGACTCCAAACTTCGCCTTTTCCAGCCGGTTGTAGAACTCCTGTCACCGCAAGGCAcctatacatttttaaatgag